The genomic window GTCGCCGTGATCGACACCGGCATCGCGAGCGGTCCCGCGGAGATGACCGGCGCGGTCGCGGGAGGCGTCGACGTCTCCGGGCTCGGGAGTCCCGACGGCCGGACTCCGGTCGGGTCCGAGGGGAGCGAGCACGGGACGCTGGTCGCCTCGATGATCGCCGGTCGTGGTCGCACGGGCGGTGCCGGGGTCATCGGCGTGGCGCCCGAGGCGCGCTTGCTCTCCGTCTCGGTCGGGTTCGGCTCCGACGGGTCGGCCGTCGTCCCCTGGGACGACCAGATCGCGACCGCTGTCCGTTGGGCGGTGGACAATGGCGCGGACGTCATCAACATGTCCCTGACGCGTAACAGTCTCGACTGGCCGACGAGCTGGGACGACGCCTTCCTCTACGCCTTCTCGCACGACGTGGTCGTGGTGGCTGCAGCGGGCAACCGGGGGAGTGGGACGGTCGAGGTCGGCGCTCCGGCGACGATCCCGGGCGTGCTGACCGTCGCCGGTGTGGATCGCACGGGGTCGGCGAGCTTCGACGCCTCGAGCCAGGGCATCACGATCGCCGTCGCTGCGCCGAGTGAGCAACTCGTCGGGGTGACGCCCGCCGGGTCCTACGTGCAGTGGCAGGGGACGAGCGGGGCGGCGCCGATCGTCTCCGGACTCGTGGCCCTCGTCCGCTCCGCCTGGCCGGAGCTCAGCGCCGCCGACGCCATCAAGCGCGTGACGGCAACGGCGAAGCAGGTGGGCGACTCCGCGCAGAGCCCCATCTACGGTGCAGGTCTCATCGACGCCGCGAAGGCGGTCAGCGGTTCCGTCGGTCCGGCGACGACCTCGCCGGAGCAGCAGCTGTCCGACTGGATCACGCTCTACCGACGGGCACCGCAGGTCCCCGATCCCGATCCGGGTGCCGAGCAGCCGTCGCCGACACCGGAGCCGGTACCCCCGGCGATCCCGGAGAACGAAGCCGTCGAGGTGCGCGCCAACCCCTTCCTCCCGACGCCGAGCACCCTGCTCTACGGCTCGCTGCCACTGGCGCTCCTCCTCGGAACTGGTAGCCTGGTCACGCTCGGTGTCATAGGCGCTACCAGGCATTTCAAGCGGGTGCTGCAGAAGTAGTACTCTGTTCCGATATTCTCAGACACTCATCTGAACCAATCGTCTTGACGTAGGAGATCGTTCGCCGTGCCCAAAATTCTGATCGTCGGTGGTGGTTACGC from Plantibacter flavus includes these protein-coding regions:
- a CDS encoding S8 family serine peptidase, producing MRGRPGGAGIGPARDGGRLWGSDGPRRGDRRRPRGLRGALSALSAVLLAFSLVGTQALPASADTVRDMQYWLGDYGFTTAWETTKGAGVTVAVIDTGIASGPAEMTGAVAGGVDVSGLGSPDGRTPVGSEGSEHGTLVASMIAGRGRTGGAGVIGVAPEARLLSVSVGFGSDGSAVVPWDDQIATAVRWAVDNGADVINMSLTRNSLDWPTSWDDAFLYAFSHDVVVVAAAGNRGSGTVEVGAPATIPGVLTVAGVDRTGSASFDASSQGITIAVAAPSEQLVGVTPAGSYVQWQGTSGAAPIVSGLVALVRSAWPELSAADAIKRVTATAKQVGDSAQSPIYGAGLIDAAKAVSGSVGPATTSPEQQLSDWITLYRRAPQVPDPDPGAEQPSPTPEPVPPAIPENEAVEVRANPFLPTPSTLLYGSLPLALLLGTGSLVTLGVIGATRHFKRVLQK